The Zingiber officinale cultivar Zhangliang chromosome 9A, Zo_v1.1, whole genome shotgun sequence genome window below encodes:
- the LOC122021157 gene encoding uncharacterized protein LOC122021157: protein MEGDWRANSDCANASNPFHACSEYCKKRAPGPKPRSILPLLVCAAQIGEPHEENRVLVASHRNVDPSCRNASNPYHHCSDYCWTRTSREKEQREENRAVITERKEDKKAEKVEMEIINPKCANALNPYHKCADYCFNK from the exons ATGGAGGGGGACTGGAGAGCGAACTCAGACTGTGCCAATGCTTCGAATCCCTTCCACGCCTGCTCGGAGTATTGCAAGAAACGAGCTCCAGGACCGAAGCCCCGAAGCATTCTGCCCTTATTAG TCTGCGCAGCTCAAATTGGGGAACCACATGAGGAGAATCGAGTGCTAGTTGCTTCGCACAGGAACGTAGATCCTTCCTGCCGAAACGCCTCCAATCCATACCATCACTGTTCTGACTACTGCTGGACAAGAACCTCTAGGGAGAAAGAACAGAGGGAAGAGAATCGAGCAG TTATTACTGAGAGGAAGGAGGACAAGAAGGCAGAGAAAGTAGAAATGGAGATCATCAACCCCAAGTGTGCAAATGCATTAAATCCATACCACAAATGTGCTGACTACTGCTTCAACAAGTAA